A portion of the uncultured Bacteroides sp. genome contains these proteins:
- a CDS encoding DUF4248 domain-containing protein: protein MKEKEWDAPFPLRAYQKTELALLYSPDSCVTPALQKLYRWIRKNKELTTALREVGYNKYRHTFLRREVELIVKYLGIP from the coding sequence ATGAAAGAAAAAGAATGGGATGCGCCCTTTCCACTCAGGGCTTATCAGAAGACCGAACTGGCACTTCTCTACTCGCCGGACTCCTGCGTGACGCCGGCTCTGCAAAAACTCTATCGATGGATACGCAAAAACAAGGAACTCACAACGGCACTTCGCGAGGTGGGTTACAACAAGTATCGACATACTTTTTTGCGACGTGAGGTGGAACTGATTGTGAAGTACCTCGGCATCCCGTAA
- a CDS encoding ATP-binding protein: MEEINFKIELSRILDVLCNDLYDSPFALLRENVQNAYDAILMRIQKESFDNPMIKVGVSNDQITIEDNGIGMDVNTLKENYWTAGSSGKNNEEARNAGVVGTFGIGAMANFGVCARLEVITRAWNSEVTITSCVNKRELSLSEKSISINDQMNKLNDYGTTIIATLEAGKLSSINDAKEYLRPYVRFLDIPVYFNGEIISQQDYKIAHSGDDISKKDGITTILNYSFNYHLEFNNHNNVMPRIYINNIKQNGIPVNGDMCLKTGEPFLYGLRNGFGLAPIPISSVFNFGGIANLSFLTPTAGREAISRECINTVSIIYNQAEHITAEAISKSDIAENCREFLLYIRSHGSFNLADNIQIQIANSEKRLKLKDVEKEIGGKTVYFFAGSDKSVLKMYEGGECIVLIPSNDSTRRQIQLNVLRSKGIKDIPDKPMVIKVIDNEELDYNELAIIMRIRMVIESDYLLSACDVKYAEISHGLSMTIEKENSTVMIYITRTSSEILHIKQLYKDDYSVFEPFIKDLVRMNLYPKFAQYVPSSTRDGADALYAMLQRKKELYTIEYSEMGNMENIMKDYLEGKAGFNDVLRAAVVSKHFQTQMVDSKHVGDVADVVGATVGVANAIHEITAAKIETESQIILEPLPPIMRTSVTTNFKILKTEQISPILHNFQFFISLSDKMFKENFDFFLQPHTTKVIWSMHKIVYIFTHASSKLTLYYDMDLEQKLENDITGGRAISTTTIVSKNKIFVPIISEMNNYFDIKSGQRKFFVRYDSVRGE, encoded by the coding sequence ATGGAAGAAATTAATTTTAAAATTGAACTCAGTAGAATATTAGATGTATTATGTAACGATTTATACGACTCTCCATTCGCTCTACTACGTGAGAATGTACAAAATGCTTATGATGCTATCTTGATGCGGATTCAAAAGGAATCCTTTGATAATCCAATGATTAAGGTTGGTGTTAGTAATGATCAAATAACAATAGAAGATAATGGCATTGGCATGGATGTCAATACACTAAAAGAAAATTATTGGACTGCTGGATCTAGCGGGAAAAATAATGAAGAAGCTAGAAATGCTGGTGTTGTTGGGACGTTTGGTATTGGTGCGATGGCTAATTTTGGGGTTTGTGCTAGGCTTGAGGTGATTACACGTGCTTGGAACTCTGAAGTTACTATTACTTCTTGTGTAAATAAAAGAGAATTATCTTTATCTGAAAAGAGTATTTCGATTAATGATCAGATGAATAAGTTAAATGATTATGGAACGACTATTATAGCGACATTAGAAGCTGGTAAACTTTCATCTATAAATGATGCAAAAGAGTATTTACGTCCTTATGTTAGGTTCTTGGATATTCCTGTATATTTCAATGGTGAGATTATTAGTCAGCAAGATTATAAGATCGCACATTCTGGCGATGATATATCTAAGAAAGATGGCATAACTACTATACTAAATTATAGTTTTAACTATCATTTGGAGTTTAACAATCACAATAATGTTATGCCTCGAATTTATATCAATAATATTAAGCAGAATGGAATTCCTGTAAATGGAGATATGTGCTTGAAAACAGGTGAACCCTTTTTATATGGACTCAGAAATGGATTTGGTTTAGCTCCAATTCCAATAAGCTCAGTATTTAATTTTGGAGGAATAGCAAACCTATCTTTTCTGACACCGACAGCTGGACGTGAAGCGATTAGCAGGGAATGTATAAATACGGTTTCTATTATTTATAATCAGGCGGAACATATTACAGCTGAAGCTATTTCGAAATCTGATATAGCGGAAAATTGTCGTGAATTTCTACTATATATAAGGAGTCATGGATCTTTTAATCTTGCGGATAATATTCAAATACAAATAGCAAATAGTGAAAAAAGATTGAAATTGAAAGACGTTGAAAAAGAAATTGGTGGGAAAACCGTTTATTTTTTTGCAGGTTCTGATAAATCTGTTTTGAAAATGTATGAGGGTGGAGAATGTATTGTCTTAATTCCGAGTAATGATAGTACAAGACGTCAAATTCAATTAAACGTATTAAGATCTAAAGGTATTAAGGATATTCCAGATAAGCCAATGGTTATTAAAGTTATAGATAATGAAGAGTTGGATTATAATGAATTGGCTATTATAATGCGAATTAGAATGGTTATTGAATCTGATTATCTTCTTTCTGCTTGTGATGTAAAATATGCAGAAATATCTCATGGCTTGTCAATGACGATTGAGAAAGAAAATTCAACAGTTATGATCTATATTACTAGAACTTCGTCTGAGATTTTACATATTAAGCAACTATATAAGGATGATTATAGTGTTTTTGAACCTTTTATAAAAGACCTTGTGCGCATGAATTTGTATCCGAAGTTTGCACAATATGTGCCTTCATCTACGAGAGATGGCGCTGATGCCTTATATGCTATGTTACAGAGAAAAAAAGAGTTATATACTATCGAATATTCAGAAATGGGTAATATGGAAAATATAATGAAAGATTATTTAGAGGGGAAGGCTGGATTTAATGATGTTTTAAGAGCCGCTGTAGTTTCAAAGCATTTTCAGACCCAGATGGTGGATTCAAAACATGTTGGTGATGTGGCAGATGTTGTGGGTGCTACTGTCGGTGTTGCAAATGCAATTCATGAGATTACAGCTGCTAAGATTGAAACCGAGTCACAAATTATTTTGGAACCACTTCCACCTATTATGAGAACCTCTGTGACAACAAACTTCAAGATTCTTAAAACGGAACAGATTAGTCCCATATTGCATAACTTTCAGTTTTTTATATCTCTATCTGATAAAATGTTTAAAGAAAATTTTGACTTTTTTTTGCAACCTCATACAACAAAAGTGATATGGAGTATGCATAAAATTGTTTATATATTTACGCATGCATCTAGCAAATTAACATTGTATTATGATATGGACTTGGAGCAGAAGTTAGAAAATGATATAACTGGTGGTAGAGCAATCTCTACAACAACAATTGTTTCTAAGAATAAAATATTCGTACCTATTATATCAGAAATGAACAACTATTTTGATATAAAATCAGGGCAAAGAAAGTTCTTTGTTCGGTATGATTCTGTTAGAGGAGAATAG
- a CDS encoding TlpA disulfide reductase family protein has product MKKWSVLFFFLFGCIINSFGKNGQHVNFKIDGTINVDSGKIHLNFYSDYIPSETKQITVEIRNRKFSILGYIPESQGVSISLDNGYLSSDFIIDKGVQTISVNIDLAREVPVVVNKTMQEEYSDFRAFYKEIKAREALLNQKRDSLYKLYNYDLPSSISLILGEEQKAIYNASDSILLKYAERNPNSKIAFWRLVGLLNWGYEPVFDSIYNVFSGILKNGYAGKILSGKLQNAKQLSVGQIFPLFNCQTTNIENSPSRIFLKNKFTLVDFWYSGCGPCRQQFSSMRDLYKQYSGSGFEIVGISVDQTKDRKEWEDVIVKEKLVWKQYWDKNGTESQRFSINAFPTNFLIDSTGKIIDKNISMEALAEFLSSHDYSL; this is encoded by the coding sequence ATGAAAAAATGGAGTGTATTATTTTTCTTCCTATTTGGGTGCATAATTAATTCTTTTGGGAAAAATGGACAGCATGTTAATTTCAAAATAGATGGTACTATCAATGTCGATTCGGGGAAGATACATCTCAATTTCTACTCGGATTACATACCCAGTGAGACAAAACAAATAACAGTAGAAATTAGAAACAGAAAATTTTCTATTTTGGGTTATATTCCGGAGTCACAAGGAGTGTCTATCTCGCTTGATAACGGTTACTTATCATCGGATTTTATAATTGATAAAGGTGTGCAGACTATTTCTGTCAATATAGATTTGGCGCGAGAAGTGCCTGTGGTAGTAAATAAGACCATGCAGGAGGAGTATTCAGACTTCAGAGCTTTTTATAAAGAAATAAAAGCAAGAGAAGCATTATTAAATCAAAAAAGAGATAGTTTATATAAACTCTATAACTATGACTTGCCTAGCTCAATAAGTTTGATTTTGGGTGAAGAGCAGAAAGCTATATATAATGCGAGCGATAGCATATTATTAAAATATGCAGAAAGGAATCCAAACTCTAAAATTGCATTTTGGCGTCTTGTTGGATTACTTAATTGGGGCTATGAGCCTGTATTTGATTCTATTTATAATGTTTTTTCGGGAATACTAAAAAATGGATATGCTGGCAAAATATTAAGCGGTAAGCTTCAAAATGCTAAACAACTTTCTGTCGGTCAAATATTCCCGCTGTTTAATTGCCAAACAACAAATATCGAAAATTCACCATCTCGTATTTTTCTCAAAAACAAATTTACATTAGTCGATTTCTGGTACAGTGGGTGTGGTCCCTGTCGACAGCAATTCAGTAGTATGAGAGATTTGTACAAACAATATAGTGGTAGCGGGTTTGAGATAGTTGGAATATCTGTAGATCAAACAAAAGATAGAAAAGAATGGGAAGATGTGATTGTTAAGGAAAAACTTGTTTGGAAACAATATTGGGACAAGAATGGAACAGAGTCCCAACGATTTTCCATTAATGCTTTCCCTACTAATTTTTTAATAGATAGCACGGGTAAAATAATTGATAAAAATATTTCTATGGAAGCATTAGCTGAATTCTTAAGCTCTCATGATTATTCTTTGTAG
- a CDS encoding metallophosphoesterase, which produces MQMNKFSILHISDLHKSSRMNYLNLFSSLKSDCEEYTNNGICKPNIIVVSGDLIEGARGDNANEEIEKQYAEVEQFLNELSTYFLDGDKSKMVIVPGNHDLNREISSCSMRKSDFAPKDDYSDFKRGNNEIKWSWNDFNFYRIVDPDLYCTRFQQFFDFYNRFFSGIRSYPVDIERSGFCVDFVEYNISFACFNSCHKLDHLNPAGCICPDAISEMHDELTRLDKNGRLIVGVWHHHISGLPCENNYMDKRILDEMMVKHIKIGLFGHQHVSGVVNEYKELTSQNKIILISSGSLYGSNMHLPSGVSRQYNVLDVCMEDCKAKITIHVRKDCSQYCYDIPVWRAGNIGYSSMTDISFDINLSQFDISYNISKIDEETQLTKDYKKACMALKNIGFDNLIASKCFDSYIKYIDDYRFIIDCIKDPRSVSQCLAVLEAAIELRNKNILITVLGYKFVENCTVSFVQEQKDKANELIKRL; this is translated from the coding sequence ATGCAAATGAATAAATTCTCAATATTACATATTTCCGATCTACATAAAAGTTCTCGGATGAATTATTTAAACTTATTCTCATCATTAAAATCTGATTGCGAAGAATATACTAATAATGGAATTTGTAAGCCCAATATAATTGTTGTTAGTGGTGATTTAATAGAAGGTGCAAGAGGGGATAATGCTAATGAGGAAATAGAGAAACAGTATGCTGAAGTGGAACAATTTTTAAATGAATTATCTACCTATTTTTTAGATGGCGATAAATCTAAAATGGTTATTGTTCCTGGCAATCACGATTTGAATAGGGAGATATCTTCTTGCAGTATGCGAAAATCAGATTTTGCACCTAAAGATGATTATTCTGATTTTAAACGTGGTAATAATGAAATAAAATGGTCTTGGAATGATTTTAATTTTTATCGTATAGTTGACCCTGATTTGTATTGTACTCGATTTCAACAATTCTTTGATTTTTATAATCGATTTTTTAGTGGCATAAGGAGTTATCCTGTTGATATTGAACGTAGTGGATTTTGTGTGGACTTTGTTGAATATAATATCTCCTTCGCCTGTTTTAATAGCTGTCACAAACTAGATCATTTAAATCCTGCAGGGTGCATTTGCCCGGATGCAATATCCGAGATGCATGATGAATTGACAAGGTTAGATAAAAATGGTAGACTAATTGTTGGAGTGTGGCATCATCATATTTCTGGTCTTCCATGTGAAAATAATTATATGGATAAGAGAATTTTAGATGAAATGATGGTTAAGCATATAAAAATTGGTCTGTTTGGTCATCAACATGTGAGTGGTGTTGTGAATGAATATAAAGAACTAACCAGTCAAAATAAAATAATTCTTATTAGTTCAGGGTCATTATACGGAAGTAATATGCATTTACCCTCTGGTGTGAGTAGGCAATATAACGTCTTAGATGTTTGCATGGAAGATTGTAAAGCTAAAATAACTATTCATGTAAGAAAAGATTGTAGCCAGTATTGCTATGATATACCAGTGTGGCGTGCTGGTAATATTGGTTATTCTTCAATGACAGATATTTCTTTTGATATTAACTTATCTCAATTTGACATAAGTTATAATATTAGTAAAATTGATGAAGAAACGCAGTTAACTAAAGATTATAAAAAAGCGTGTATGGCTTTGAAAAATATTGGCTTTGATAATCTCATTGCAAGTAAGTGTTTTGATTCTTATATTAAGTATATTGATGATTATAGGTTTATAATTGATTGTATAAAAGATCCACGTTCTGTTTCACAATGCCTGGCTGTACTGGAAGCTGCTATAGAATTAAGAAATAAGAATATACTAATTACTGTACTAGGGTATAAGTTTGTTGAAAATTGTACAGTCTCATTCGTTCAAGAACAAAAAGATAAAGCAAATGAATTAATAAAGAGGTTATAA
- a CDS encoding HipA domain-containing protein, with the protein MAQGKNIYVYMDWQDSDLPVLMGVLHSEVLRGKEIFSFENNSDWLRYNRFRALDPDLAQFSGKQYLPTDKSNFGLFLDSSPDRWGRMLMRRREAIDARSENRAVRTLTEVDYLLGVYDANRMGALRLKLSPDGEFMDNNKAMATPPWTSIRDLEYASLQLEKEESKDDAEYAKWLKMLIAPGSSLGGARPKANILDNDSMLWIAKFPSGHDTKDMGAWEAVVAELAVQCGIIMSECKVMRFSSHQHTFLTKRFDRIGGKRIHFASAMTLLGYTDGADSAEGVSYLEIAEWIGRNCNNVAQNLEQLWRRIVFNIVVSNCDDHLRNHGFLLTTKGWTLSPAYDINPDERGMGLKLNISEDDNSLDFELALSVAEYFGLDPVKAGSILSQIRTVVSNWRSIATKYGISRSEQDDIAGAFRF; encoded by the coding sequence ATGGCACAGGGTAAAAATATATATGTATATATGGATTGGCAAGATAGTGATTTGCCGGTTTTAATGGGGGTACTCCATAGTGAGGTGCTACGTGGTAAGGAAATCTTTTCTTTTGAAAACAATTCTGACTGGTTAAGATATAACCGATTCAGAGCCTTAGATCCTGATTTAGCTCAATTTTCAGGTAAACAATATTTGCCTACCGATAAAAGCAATTTCGGATTGTTTCTCGACTCATCACCCGATCGTTGGGGGCGTATGCTCATGCGCAGGCGTGAGGCAATTGATGCCCGCAGCGAAAATAGAGCTGTCAGAACCTTAACTGAGGTTGATTATCTATTGGGCGTTTACGATGCTAATCGTATGGGGGCTTTGCGACTGAAGCTATCACCTGATGGGGAGTTTATGGATAATAACAAAGCAATGGCTACACCACCGTGGACTTCTATTCGTGATCTTGAATATGCAAGTTTACAACTCGAAAAAGAGGAATCAAAGGATGATGCCGAATATGCAAAGTGGCTGAAAATGTTAATTGCACCCGGCTCCTCATTAGGTGGAGCAAGGCCCAAAGCCAACATATTAGACAACGATAGTATGTTATGGATAGCCAAATTTCCAAGTGGGCACGATACCAAAGATATGGGAGCGTGGGAAGCTGTGGTTGCGGAATTAGCTGTTCAGTGTGGAATCATAATGTCTGAATGCAAAGTGATGAGATTCAGCAGTCACCAACATACCTTTCTTACAAAACGATTTGATAGAATAGGGGGTAAGCGTATTCACTTCGCGTCGGCAATGACATTGCTGGGGTATACTGATGGTGCAGATTCAGCCGAAGGTGTTAGTTATTTGGAAATTGCTGAATGGATTGGAAGAAACTGCAATAATGTGGCGCAAAATTTAGAGCAACTCTGGCGCAGGATTGTTTTCAACATTGTTGTTTCTAACTGTGATGACCACCTTCGCAATCACGGTTTTCTTCTTACAACCAAAGGGTGGACACTCTCTCCTGCCTATGACATAAATCCTGATGAGCGCGGTATGGGTTTAAAACTTAATATTTCAGAAGATGATAATTCATTAGATTTTGAGCTAGCATTGAGCGTTGCCGAATATTTCGGGCTAGATCCGGTAAAAGCTGGTAGCATATTGAGCCAAATTCGAACAGTAGTATCTAATTGGCGATCTATTGCTACAAAATATGGAATCTCACGTTCCGAACAAGACGACATCGCCGGAGCTTTTAGGTTTTAA
- a CDS encoding RNA polymerase sigma-70 factor, producing MLKSLLRQKEFDTIFTGNYSRLYMYALHLTNDSEISRDIVSDVFSQLWEDFSSIDKSTVQAYLTTNVRHKCIDHLRHLIVVSRYSETYLNEAEQFYTDTSNEREQEHLIENMLSELPPITRQILEECYLHQHKYSEVAQKMNISPNTVKKHISKALKILRTKFNGEKNITDIPE from the coding sequence ATGCTGAAATCCTTGCTGCGCCAAAAAGAATTCGACACTATCTTCACCGGGAATTATTCCCGCTTGTACATGTACGCCCTTCATCTTACAAATGATTCTGAAATCAGCCGTGACATTGTAAGTGATGTTTTCAGTCAGTTATGGGAAGATTTCTCTTCTATCGACAAGAGTACCGTTCAGGCCTACCTCACCACCAACGTTCGTCATAAATGTATTGACCATCTGCGCCACCTCATTGTGGTCAGCCGCTACTCGGAAACATACCTCAACGAAGCCGAACAATTCTATACCGATACTTCCAATGAACGGGAACAAGAACACCTGATCGAAAACATGCTATCCGAACTCCCTCCTATCACGCGACAGATACTCGAAGAGTGCTATCTCCATCAGCATAAATACAGCGAAGTGGCCCAAAAGATGAATATCAGTCCCAACACCGTTAAAAAACATATATCCAAAGCGCTAAAAATACTCCGTACGAAGTTTAATGGTGAAAAAAATATAACAGATATACCCGAATAA
- a CDS encoding helix-turn-helix transcriptional regulator: MKRTLLPSQQRTLTTLGENIKYARLRRDLSSEQVAERAGISRNTLIKIEKGDEGVAIGYYFRVLAVLGLDKDLSLIAKDDELGRRLQDAKLTVKERASKK; the protein is encoded by the coding sequence ATGAAAAGAACTTTATTACCGAGCCAACAGCGTACGCTGACGACGTTGGGAGAGAACATTAAATATGCTCGCCTCCGTCGTGACCTCTCTTCGGAACAGGTAGCGGAACGTGCAGGAATATCACGCAACACTCTTATCAAAATAGAGAAAGGAGACGAGGGTGTTGCTATCGGTTATTACTTCCGGGTGTTAGCTGTTCTTGGTTTGGATAAAGATCTTTCCTTAATAGCAAAAGATGATGAACTGGGTCGAAGATTGCAGGATGCAAAATTAACAGTGAAAGAACGAGCTTCAAAGAAATAA
- a CDS encoding FecR domain-containing protein translates to MSALAGAAAALLLTFIIHQIWFSQPTEVPTTVFLATNNTEDVTLQSNTGDLLSLNTIGSDTLLHFSGTKINTQGNLLKYQDSQANNNSIQTLTTPRKKDFKVILSDGTEVWLNAESQLSYPCVFEGNQRIVHLRGEAYFKVAPDKAHPFIVKTGNLQTEVLGTEFNLRNYCSTDTHVTLVHGCVQVCDDEGKHKVCVTPGQDAFLQADGSFTLENVDTDEYTEWKNGYFYFDNKPLIEIIRELGRWYDVDIVVSNKSVMNAKVHFIAKRQGSLEDIVYLLNSLDLFKAELQDKKIVIKSI, encoded by the coding sequence ATGAGCGCTCTGGCAGGAGCCGCCGCTGCCCTTCTCCTCACATTTATCATTCATCAGATCTGGTTCAGTCAGCCGACCGAAGTTCCCACCACCGTATTTCTGGCTACCAACAATACCGAAGACGTGACCCTTCAAAGCAATACCGGAGACCTCTTGTCGCTCAACACCATCGGTTCGGACACACTACTTCACTTCAGCGGTACCAAGATCAATACCCAAGGTAATCTCTTGAAATATCAGGATAGCCAGGCCAACAATAACTCGATACAAACCTTAACCACTCCCAGAAAGAAAGACTTCAAAGTAATCCTCTCGGATGGCACGGAAGTATGGCTCAATGCAGAAAGTCAACTCTCCTACCCCTGCGTGTTTGAAGGCAATCAGCGCATTGTCCACCTCCGTGGAGAAGCCTATTTCAAGGTAGCACCCGACAAAGCCCATCCATTCATCGTAAAAACAGGCAACTTACAGACAGAAGTGTTAGGCACCGAATTCAACCTGCGTAACTATTGCTCCACCGACACCCACGTCACGCTCGTACATGGTTGCGTACAAGTATGTGACGACGAAGGCAAACATAAAGTTTGCGTTACACCCGGACAAGATGCTTTTCTGCAAGCAGACGGAAGTTTTACGCTCGAGAATGTAGATACGGACGAGTACACCGAGTGGAAAAACGGCTACTTCTATTTCGATAATAAACCCCTGATCGAAATTATACGTGAGCTGGGACGTTGGTACGATGTAGACATTGTCGTATCCAACAAATCCGTGATGAACGCCAAAGTACACTTCATAGCCAAGCGTCAAGGCAGCTTGGAAGACATCGTTTACCTTCTCAATAGTCTAGACCTCTTCAAAGCCGAACTACAAGACAAAAAGATCGTGATAAAATCTATTTGA
- a CDS encoding DUF3987 domain-containing protein: protein MHINNLKISYFTHVWGKKSTTITVSHFVSEIQSGRLQVFTETYRRWLREGKLKEASEMKRNMPAVVPGGVCRGGHAASQLQEISNLMVLDYDHTGERTQELVDLLKQLPYVAVAFISISGEGVKAFIHISMNDKSQYARIFSIVSAEVDRVLNFACDKQCPDITRMCFLAHDPNIYYNPEAEVFQISEMQLQEPEIPRISSTTVNVNSTETVPFVATASDVPEKAEGYMLTFLTDFSKRHPFVRGNRHDYMLKLGQTSRYKGFSTSELEELKRLTVEKHAEADFSSTEIERTLSAGYQYINSNSKNFEQAQKDQKVQGSLMCFSAPSSTEDEEDEMLEKSNELRAEAPYFPKEMYEHLPDLLKRAMKVAHSPRERDMLLMGMMVNLAAALPYVRFRYDGREYSPHLYYASVAPAAAGKGIVSLTPLINDAVHRYYEQAYKEQKRQYEENKINWDLEVQQAQHQKRKPDIALRPEEPKGIYINISGNISKSRLIEHLKNNGELGGVINASEIDTLNSSISQNYGQQDDILRQAAHHEELIASFKNLGEPIRVPHPRLSMCLSGTPNQFVHLIHSQENGLYSRFALLTAESQWKWRSPAPRKNSEEYRNYFSKLGEEVLEMHLNLLQSHTQVEFTPEQWNEHSTFFKEYLSRVAVEGKDYIGAVVYRHGLLTMRLASVFTALRKCEDQWWVEHRTCTDEDLHSAIQMITVLLEHSLLISSSLPEDEHKAQPLKKFHRIESILAQLPECFSYSEFVAEGTKLNFSLSTGKRLLKRSVQEGYTGYSGTKYIKLDRGREQEPQGKD from the coding sequence ATGCATATCAATAATTTAAAAATCTCGTATTTCACACATGTATGGGGTAAAAAATCCACCACCATCACAGTATCACATTTTGTATCCGAAATTCAAAGCGGACGCCTGCAAGTATTTACCGAAACTTACCGACGTTGGTTGCGGGAGGGAAAACTCAAAGAGGCTTCGGAAATGAAGCGAAACATGCCGGCGGTGGTACCGGGTGGCGTGTGTAGGGGTGGACATGCTGCCTCGCAGTTGCAGGAAATTAGCAACCTGATGGTACTCGACTATGATCACACGGGCGAGCGCACACAGGAACTTGTCGATCTGCTCAAACAGTTGCCTTATGTGGCCGTCGCATTTATCAGCATCTCCGGAGAGGGGGTCAAGGCTTTCATCCACATCTCGATGAACGATAAGAGCCAGTATGCTCGCATCTTCTCCATCGTTTCTGCGGAGGTAGACCGGGTGCTCAACTTTGCATGCGACAAGCAATGTCCCGACATCACCCGCATGTGTTTCCTTGCTCACGATCCGAACATCTACTACAACCCTGAAGCGGAAGTTTTCCAGATTAGCGAAATGCAACTTCAGGAACCGGAAATTCCCCGGATCTCTTCCACTACGGTCAATGTGAACAGTACCGAAACTGTTCCTTTTGTCGCCACTGCTTCGGATGTGCCGGAGAAAGCAGAAGGATACATGCTCACGTTCCTCACTGATTTCAGCAAACGCCACCCCTTTGTGAGGGGCAATCGACATGACTATATGCTCAAGTTGGGACAGACTTCGAGATATAAAGGATTTTCAACGTCAGAACTTGAAGAGTTAAAGCGGTTGACCGTAGAAAAACATGCGGAAGCCGATTTTTCGTCCACCGAGATAGAGAGGACATTATCCGCTGGATATCAATACATTAACTCTAATTCGAAAAATTTCGAACAAGCTCAAAAAGATCAAAAGGTTCAAGGTTCACTTATGTGTTTTAGTGCCCCCTCCTCCACGGAAGACGAAGAGGATGAAATGTTGGAAAAAAGCAACGAATTGAGAGCGGAAGCGCCCTATTTTCCGAAGGAGATGTACGAACATCTACCCGACCTGTTAAAGAGAGCAATGAAGGTTGCACACAGCCCTCGTGAACGCGACATGCTCCTTATGGGAATGATGGTCAATTTGGCTGCCGCCCTACCCTATGTTCGTTTCCGATACGACGGCCGGGAATATTCCCCACACCTCTATTATGCATCTGTAGCTCCCGCAGCGGCCGGCAAAGGAATCGTATCGCTCACCCCTCTGATCAATGATGCCGTGCACCGATATTACGAGCAGGCCTACAAAGAACAGAAAAGGCAATACGAAGAGAATAAAATAAACTGGGATCTGGAAGTGCAACAGGCGCAACACCAGAAGCGCAAACCCGACATCGCCCTCCGCCCCGAAGAACCTAAAGGTATCTACATCAACATCTCCGGCAACATTTCCAAAAGCCGCCTGATAGAGCACCTGAAAAATAACGGAGAACTGGGAGGCGTCATCAACGCCAGCGAAATTGATACGCTCAACTCATCCATCAGCCAGAACTACGGACAGCAAGACGATATCTTGCGCCAAGCCGCCCACCACGAGGAACTGATCGCCTCCTTCAAAAATCTGGGCGAACCCATCCGTGTGCCTCACCCCCGCCTGAGCATGTGTCTCTCCGGAACGCCCAATCAGTTCGTCCACCTGATACATTCCCAGGAGAATGGGCTTTATAGCCGCTTTGCCCTGCTCACAGCCGAATCTCAATGGAAGTGGCGCTCACCCGCTCCCCGGAAGAATTCGGAAGAGTACCGCAACTATTTCAGCAAGTTGGGCGAAGAGGTATTGGAGATGCACCTCAATCTGCTGCAATCGCACACCCAAGTTGAGTTCACCCCCGAGCAATGGAACGAACACAGCACTTTCTTCAAAGAATACCTCAGTCGGGTAGCCGTGGAAGGAAAAGACTACATCGGTGCGGTGGTCTATCGTCACGGACTGCTCACCATGCGTCTGGCCTCCGTGTTCACCGCCCTGCGCAAGTGCGAAGATCAATGGTGGGTAGAACATCGTACCTGCACCGACGAAGACCTCCACTCGGCCATACAGATGATCACGGTATTGTTGGAGCACAGCCTGCTCATCAGTTCCTCTTTGCCCGAAGACGAACACAAAGCCCAGCCTCTGAAAAAGTTCCATCGCATTGAGAGCATTTTAGCGCAATTACCCGAATGTTTCAGCTATAGTGAGTTTGTTGCGGAAGGAACCAAGTTAAACTTCTCCCTAAGCACAGGCAAGCGTTTATTAAAGCGATCAGTACAGGAAGGATACACAGGCTATAGCGGAACCAAGTACATCAAATTGGATAGAGGTCGTGAGCAGGAGCCACAAGGCAAAGACTAA